One part of the Eptesicus fuscus isolate TK198812 chromosome 2, DD_ASM_mEF_20220401, whole genome shotgun sequence genome encodes these proteins:
- the ODAM gene encoding odontogenic ameloblast-associated protein yields the protein MKTIILFGLLGATLSAPIIPQRLLSASHSNELLLSLNNAQLQPLQLQSPFNAWIPPFSGILQQQQAQIPGLSPFSLATLDQVARLFPNQITFPGQVSFAQGNQVGQLDPSQPQAPVQTQQGPNNAMPYVFSFKMPQEQAQTLQYYPVYMLLPWEQPQQTTPESPPQAGQQQFEEQMPFYTQFGYIPQQVEPVIPGGQQQLAFDAIIGTAPETAAMPAGGVMPYLQKKMINFKHASGGIVIPSTSQKPSTTNAFASAIDPTITPELMEEKAKTGSLKEP from the exons ATGAAAACCATAATTCTTTTTGGGCTACTGGGAGCCACACTGTCAGCCCCG attatccCACAGCGCCTTTTGTCTGCAAGCCACAGCAATGAG TTACTGCTGAGTCTTAATAATGCTCAACTTCAGCCACTACAGCTTCAG AGCCCCTTTAATGCATGGATTCCTCCTTTCTCTGGGATTCTACAACAGCAGCAAGCTCAAATTCCGGGACTCTCCCCATTCTCCTTAGCAACTCTAGACCAGGTTGCTAGACTGTTCCCAAATCAGATAACTTTCCCAGGACAGGTCAGCTTTGCCCAGGGAAACCAGGTGGGACAACTGGACCCCTCACAGCCTCAAGCACCAGTGCAGACCCAACAGGGCCCTAATAAT GCGATGCCCTATGTGTTCTCCTTTAAAATGCCTCAAGAGCAAGCCCAG ACGCTTCAGTACTATCCGGTTTACATGCTCCTTCCCTGGGAACAGCCTCAGCAAACAACCCCAGAGTCACCTCCGCAAGCAGGGCAGCAGCAGTTTGAGGAGCAG ATGCCATTCTATACTCAATTTGGATATATCCCACAACAAGTCGAACCT GTTATACCAGGAGGACAGCAGCAACTAGCCTTTGATGCCATCATAGGCACAGCTCCTGAAACGGCTGCAATG CCAGCAGGAGGAGTGATgccatatttacaaaaaaaaatgataaactttAAGCATGCCAGTGGAGGAATTGTCATTCCTTCAACTTCACAAAAACCCAGCACAACAAATGCTTTCGCTTCTGCTATAGACCCAACTATTACCCCAGAGCTCATGGAAGAGAAG GCCAAGACTGGTAGCCTAAAGGAACCATAA